A window of Raineyella sp. W15-4 contains these coding sequences:
- the benB gene encoding benzoate 1,2-dioxygenase small subunit, whose protein sequence is MTTVQHPTVQDPTFRPTAPVPGAPAPTVAYAAADVHVDQHAVEQFLYREARHLDDRDFDRWLDCYAEDAEFWMPAWADDEELSRDPQTEISLMYYPSKGGLEDRIFRIRTERSSATSLPEPRTSHNISNVEVLDRRGALVDVRFNWHTMYFRYQTVDPYYGTSFYTIDFSGETPLIRRKVVVLKNDYIHHVIDIYHV, encoded by the coding sequence TACAGCACCCGACCGTGCAGGACCCGACCTTCCGCCCGACCGCGCCGGTCCCCGGCGCGCCCGCCCCCACCGTGGCGTACGCCGCCGCCGACGTCCACGTCGACCAGCACGCCGTCGAGCAGTTCCTCTACCGCGAGGCACGCCACCTCGACGACCGCGACTTCGACCGCTGGCTCGACTGCTACGCCGAGGACGCCGAGTTCTGGATGCCGGCCTGGGCCGACGACGAGGAGCTCAGCCGCGACCCGCAGACCGAGATCTCGCTGATGTACTACCCCAGCAAGGGCGGTCTGGAGGACCGGATCTTCCGGATCCGCACCGAACGGTCCTCGGCGACCTCACTGCCGGAGCCACGGACCTCCCACAACATCAGCAACGTGGAGGTGCTCGACCGGCGCGGCGCACTGGTGGACGTGCGGTTCAACTGGCACACCATGTACTTCCGCTACCAGACCGTCGACCCGTACTACGGGACCTCGTTCTACACGATCGACTTCTCCGGCGAGACCCCGCTGATCCGCCGCAAGGTCGTCGTGCTGAAGAACGACTACATCCACCACGTGATCGACATCTACCACGTCTGA